Below is a genomic region from Gillisia sp. Hel_I_86.
ATCCGCGCCCTCGGCTTTTGCCTCGAGTAAATTCTTTTTAGAACCAGGTACACGTAACATATCCCCAAAGGAACATAGAATCACATTTTCTTCTAGTGCTAAATGAATGGCTTTATCTATAATATTTAAAGGTGTTACACATACTGGACATCCAGGACCGTGAATCATTGTCACTTCTTTTGGTAGCATATCGATGATACCATTTTTAACAAGACTATGCGTTTGTCCGCCACAAACCTCCATTATGGACCAAGGTTGTGTTACTGTTTTTTTTATTTCTTCAAGATACGCTTTCGCAACTTCTGGATCGCGATATTCAGACATATACTTCATGACTAGTTCTTTTTAGGTAAATATTCGTCTACATCTGTTAACTCCCCAATCTCTCCTAATTCTTCAAGATATTTAAACGTTTTCTGAGCTTCTTCTTCATCAACTTTACTGATGGCAACACCTACATGAACCAAGACATAATCATCTATACCTGCATCTGGTAACATCTCTAAACTGGCTTCTTTTGTAATGCCACCAAAAGACACTGTAGCCATTCTTACCGCTCCACCATATTGCAATTCAATACTTTTTATTTTTCCTGGGATTGCTAAACACATAATTCGCTCTTTTAATTTTTAATATGTTGATAATACATCAATTGTCCAAATGATATATTCTCATCATTCGCAGACAATTTACGATTTATTTTTAAATCAATATTTTCAATAGATGTCATTTTTTCCAATATTGAAATCAGTAATGAATTCTGAAAAACACCACCACTACAAGCAACAACAGTTGCATTATATTTTTGGGAGAGTTTTATAACACTTTTAGCCAAAGTATATATAAAACTATATGCTAACCTTTCTTTGCAAAACCCTTTGCCATAAGCCTTAACAAGCGCTTCTATTATTAGTTTAGAAGGAACAATATCATAATCAACATTGTACAAAAAATCTATATAATAACTCTTTGAATAAGTCATAGCACTATTTTCGAGTAACATTGGAGCTTCTGCTTCAAACGTATTGATATCTTTAATATCTAATGCTGAAGTTACCGCATCAAACAATCTACCAACTGAAGATGTTTTCAAACTATTGGTTCGAAGCAATTTAGTATATAGATCGAATTCTATTTCAGAAAACTTATCCTTAATATAACACCTATTTTTTTCTTCAAGGAGGCTCAATAAAGCAATCCGAGGTTCTTGTGCCATTTTATCATTAGCCAACCAATCGTAGTATTCAAAATGGCTAACACGCTCTATTTTATGATTTTCATAGGTAAAAAACTCTCCACCCCAAATAGCATTGTCATCTCCATAACCCGTACCATCCCAAACCACACCGAGTACTCTTTCTTCAGAATCAAATAACTCATACTCGCCTAGCACACTAGCAAAGTGTGCCTTATGATGCTGAATCTCTACCAATTCAGCATTCCATTTTCTTGCTAATTTGTTACCAATGATACTACTTTGATACGTTGGATGTGCATCAATTAACACCGTTTTTGGCATACAATTAAATACATTCAGCTGCTGATTTATAGTTTTCTCATACCGTTCAGAAACATCATAACTATTTAAATTCCCGAAATATTGACTCACATATATATGAGCATTAGGAACTAAAGAAAAAGTGCTTTTTAAATGTGCTCCCATTGCCAGAATACCTGAAGTATTTTGGATATAATCAGTTAAATAATTTGGAGCATAACCACGCGAACGTCTTAAAATAATTTCTTTTCCTTCAACAATTTTTACGACCGAATCATCTTGTGGAAATTGAATGGGTAAGTTATGATGTACAAAATAGTCAGCTATTTCTCTTAATTCACTTTGAGCAACTTCATTTTCTGAAATTATTGGAGAGCCATGTATATTCCCACTGGTGCATACTATTGGACTCTTTACAACATCCATCAATAATTCCAAAAGAGAAGATGAAGGCAATAAAACACCTGTTTGATTTAAACTTGGTGCAATTATTTTTGTTGCAATACGTGTTTCCTTTGTGTTTTCTAGAATGACGATTGGAGCAACCGTACTTGTTAGCAACTCTTCTTCCTGTCCTGTTAATTGAAAATCCTTTTGAACACTTTCAATAGTATCGTATAAAACTGCAAATGCTTTATTTGGTCGTTTCTTTTTTTGTCTTAGTTGTTCTATAACTTCGGGATTAGTGGCGTCACAACACAACACATATCCATTTGTATTTTTTATCGCAATAATTCTTCCTTCAGCAATAAGCTCAGCAGTTTTTTGTAGAATCTTTTGTTTATCAATAGTAACCTTACTATCATCAGCTTCAACTAACTCTAATCGAATACCACAATCATTACAGCCATTAGTTTGCGAATGAAACCTCCGATTGCTTGGATCTTTATATTCTGTTTCGCAAGTAGTGCACATTTCAAAATTACTCAGTGATGTGTGCACTCTTTCAAAAGGAAATCGGGTTGTTATCGCATATCTAGGGCCGCAGTTTACACAGGTGGTAAAAGGATAACCGTAACGTCTATTTTCAACATCTTTTATTTCCTTTTTACATTCATTAC
It encodes:
- a CDS encoding HypC/HybG/HupF family hydrogenase formation chaperone, which encodes MCLAIPGKIKSIELQYGGAVRMATVSFGGITKEASLEMLPDAGIDDYVLVHVGVAISKVDEEEAQKTFKYLEELGEIGELTDVDEYLPKKN
- the hypF gene encoding carbamoyltransferase HypF; the encoded protein is MSAKTFKIQIKGRVQGVGFRPFVFKLAQQLNINGCVSNDAEGVIVKMTTSTEKAIIFLETVLKNPPPVSIISNHKFEEVSTQTFKDFSIVASATNQKINIPLTPDFAICNECKKEIKDVENRRYGYPFTTCVNCGPRYAITTRFPFERVHTSLSNFEMCTTCETEYKDPSNRRFHSQTNGCNDCGIRLELVEADDSKVTIDKQKILQKTAELIAEGRIIAIKNTNGYVLCCDATNPEVIEQLRQKKKRPNKAFAVLYDTIESVQKDFQLTGQEEELLTSTVAPIVILENTKETRIATKIIAPSLNQTGVLLPSSSLLELLMDVVKSPIVCTSGNIHGSPIISENEVAQSELREIADYFVHHNLPIQFPQDDSVVKIVEGKEIILRRSRGYAPNYLTDYIQNTSGILAMGAHLKSTFSLVPNAHIYVSQYFGNLNSYDVSERYEKTINQQLNVFNCMPKTVLIDAHPTYQSSIIGNKLARKWNAELVEIQHHKAHFASVLGEYELFDSEERVLGVVWDGTGYGDDNAIWGGEFFTYENHKIERVSHFEYYDWLANDKMAQEPRIALLSLLEEKNRCYIKDKFSEIEFDLYTKLLRTNSLKTSSVGRLFDAVTSALDIKDINTFEAEAPMLLENSAMTYSKSYYIDFLYNVDYDIVPSKLIIEALVKAYGKGFCKERLAYSFIYTLAKSVIKLSQKYNATVVACSGGVFQNSLLISILEKMTSIENIDLKINRKLSANDENISFGQLMYYQHIKN